CTTGCCCGAGCGGCGGAGCCGCGTGAAGTGCTGGCGCAGATGGAGGCCGTAGAGCTGCTCCTGCTCGGCGTTCCAGTAGGCCCGGATCCCCTCGAAGACGCCCGTTCCGTAGTTGAAACCGTGCGTCATGACCGAGATCTTCGCCTCGCGGATGGGTACGAACTTGCCATCCAGGTAGGCCCACGCGCTGTCGGGCGCGGCACCTCTGGGCAGCTTGGCGGGCCGGACTAGCTCCTGCACCATCACCCACTCCTTAGGGATCGCCTGAGGCGATCCCGACCAGCCGACCGCACGCCCCGTGCCGACCTCGTTCCCGCATTGTGACACGCGGCCTCGCCGCGCTGGTGGCGATTGTTGGTCAGACCGCTAGGATGCCGCTGGTCAGACCGCTGTTGAGCCATTCGCGGGCGAACGGCGTACGAGTCCGTGGAGGTGCAGACAAAATGTGGCCAGTGACCCGTAGGCGTTTCGTATCCCTTCTCGGTGCCGGCATGCTCGTCGCGACGGCGTGCGGCGGCGGTGCTACCACTGCGAGCCCGACGCCAGCTGCGTCGACCGCGGCGTCGGCCTCGGTGGAGACGATGACCCAGCCGACGCGTCCGATCGAGTTCGTGATCAGCACCGCGGTCGGCGGCGGCTCGGACATCTACGCGCGCGCGATGCAGGCGATCATCGAAGAGCAGAAGCTCTCGCCGCAGCCGGTGCAGCCGGTCAACAAGGAAGGTGGGTCCGGCGCGGTCGCCTTCACCTACGTGTTCGAGAAGAAGGGTGACATGCACTACATCATGATCACCCTCAACAGCTTCTTCACCACGATCGTCACTCAGCCGGCGCTCCCGTACAAGGCGACGGACTTCACGCCAGTCGCCAACCTCGCGCTCGACCCGTTCTTCCTGTGGGTCAATGAGGACAGTCCGTGGAAGACTGCGGGCGATGTCATCAAGGCGGCACAGGGCAAGGAGCTCGTCGTCGCTGGAACCGGCTCGAAGCAGGAGGACGAGGTGATGTTCCTCCGCATCGCCGACCTCGCGAAGACGAAGCCGTTCCGCTACGTGCCGCAGTCCGGCGGTGGCGCGGTCGCGACCGCGCTCGCCGGCCACCAGGGCGGCGTCGAGGTCACGGTGAACAACCCGAGCGAAGGGCTTGGTCTGTATCAGCAGAAGAAGCTTCGTCCGCTCTGCGCGTTCACGCCTGCGAGCCCGACGACTGGCGTCTACTCGGGCCTCGCGACATGCAAGTCGCAGGGCCTTGCGATCGACGACTACTACATCATGCGAGCGGTCATGGCTCCGCCCGGCCTCACGCCGGCGCAGCAGGCGTTCTGGGTCGACGTGTTCAAGAAGGTCTTCGAGTCCGCGAAGTGGAAGACGTTCATGGACACCAACGCCCTCGTCCCTGACTTCCGATCGGGCATCGACTTCCGCACGTTCATCAACAACTACCAGAAGCTCCACCAAGACATCGCGACCAAGAACAAGTGGGTGTGACCCAGAGCGCGTGAGGCCCTATCAGGTCGCGACGGCGGCGGTCATGATCCTGATCGCCGCCGTCGCCATGTTCGACAGCCGCGCGTCCGCGCTGCCTGACCTCAGCGGAAGATTCCCTGGTGGTCTTGGGCCGGGCTTCTATCCCTTCTGGTCCGCGGCGATGATCGCCGGAGCCGCCGTTGTCGTGATCTACCGGTGGTACGTGACGGCCGAGACCGGCGAGGGCGTATTCGCGCGGCGCGAAGCATGGACCGCACCGCTGAAGATCGCGGTGCCGATGATCGTCGCGGTCACCTTGATCAGATGGCTCGGCTTCTACATTGTCACCGGGCTCTACATGGGTTTCTTCGCCGCGTACCTTGGCCGGTACCGCTGGGTGTGGGTCGTCCTCATCGCGGTCATGTTTCCCGCGCTGATCTATCTGTCCTTCGAGAAGGGGTTCCGCGTCTCGCTGCCGAAGAGTCTCTTCTACGACCAGGGCTTTCCCTTCTAGCGCGGGGCTGCGATGGACATCCTCAACGGATTCACGAGCACGCTGGGCAGCCTCGCCGGAGGCTTCGGCACAGCGCTCCATCCGATCAACCTGCTGCTCCTCACGATCGGCTGCTTCCTCGGTCTCGTCATCGGGGTCCTCCCGGGTCTCGGTGGGACGAGCGGTGTCGCCATCCTGCTGCCGATCACGGTCTTCATCGCGAACACCGGTCCGGGCGGATCGACGAGCGCGGTCATCTTCCTCTGCGGCATCTACTGGGGCGCTCTGTTCGGCGGCGTCATCACCTCGATCTTGTTCAACATCCCCGGCGAGCCGTGGTCGGTCGTGCTTCTCTTCGACGGCTTCCCGCTCGCGAAGAAACTGGGCAAACCCGCGCTCGCACTATCGTCGTCGTTCTTCGCGTCGTTCATCGGAGCGTTCATCGCCACGGTCTTGTTCACGTTCTTCGCGCGCGCGCTCGCAGACGTGGCGCTCGCGTTCGGCCCGGCCGAGCTCTTCGCGGTCTTCATCATGTCGTTCGCGACGCTGATCGGACTCGGCTCGGAGTCGCCCGCGAAGAGCGTGATGATGATCGGCTTCGGCCTGCTGCTTGCGGCCGTCGGGTTCGACACGCTCACCGGCGCCCCGCGCCTCACGTTCGGGCGCATCGAGATCCTTTCGGGCATCGGCTTCGTGCCGGTCACGATCGGACTCTTCGGGATGGGCGAGATCCTCGCGTCGGCCGAAGAGCAGGGCATCGGTTTCGTCGAGCGCCTCTCCGCGAAGGTCGGCCTCAAGGACATCCTCGAGACGCTGCGCGAGCTTCGTAAGCGCATCTGGACCGTGGTGATCACCGCCGTGATCGGTTTCTGGTTCGGCGTCCTCCCGGGCCACGGCGCGACCGCGGGCTCGTTCCTCGGCTACGGCCTCGCGCGCCAGTACTCGAAGAACAAGGCGAACTTCGGCAAGGGCGAGATCACCGGCATCATGGCGCCGCAGGCGGCCGCCGACGCATCGGCGGTCGGGTCGCTCGTTCCGATGGTCGCGCTGGGTGTGCCGGGCTCGCCGACATCCGCCGTGATCATGGCCGGCCTCTTCATCTGGGGGCTGCAGCCCGGGCCGCTGCTCTTCATCGACCACCCGGATTTCGTGTGGGGCCTGACCGCGAGCATCTACCTCGGGCACCTGATCACGTTCACGATGTGCCTGCTCGCGGTGCCGCTCCTCGCGAAGATCATGCACATCCCCTACGCGATCATCACGCCGTTCATCGTCATCATCTCGATCATCGGCTCATACTCGCTCAACAACAGCATGTTCGACGTGTTCATCACGATCACGTTCGGCTTCGTCGGCTACTGGCTGCGCAAGATGAAGTACCCGCTCGCCCCGCTCGTCGTCGCGATCGTGCTCGGCGACTCGACCGAGCGCGAGCTCCGGAAGGCACTCATCGCGAGCGGCGGCAGCCCGCTCATCTTCGTCGGCAGCCCGCTGGCCGCGACGCTGATGATCCTCGCGATCATCCTGCTGCTTCTGCCCGTCATCCGAAACGTGCGCGAGCGTCGCGCGCGACCCGTGTCCGTCGATCCAGCGGCGTGACGCCTCTCGACGTCGCGCTCATCGTCCTCGCGTTCGGGCTGATCCTCGTCGGCGCCGAGGTCTTCACCAACGGGATCGAGTGGCTAGGGATCAAGCTCAACATGTCCGAGGGCGCCACGGGCAGCATCCTCGCTGCGCTCGGCACCGCGACGCCGGAGACGCTCATCCCGGTCGTGGCGATCCTGTTCACCAACACGAGCGACTCCGATGAGATCGGCGTGGGGGCCATCCTCGGCGCGCCATTCATGCTCGCGACCCTGGTCATGCTCCTGATCGGCGTGACCGCATACGTCCTGCGTAAGCGGAGGGGCCGCGACACGCTCCGCGTGGACGCGGCGCACGCGTCACGCGACATGTCGTTCTTCCTCGTCCTCTATACGATCGCGCTCGGACTCGCGCTCCTGCCGCGCGACCTGCACTTCCTGAAGGGCTACCTCGGGTGGATCTTCCTGCCGGCGTACTTCCTCTATCTCTTCCTCGTCCTCCGGACGCCGAAGGTCACGCCTGAAGACGTCGAGGAGCAGGAGGAGGAGCACGAGGCGTTCGACGAGCTCACCTTCGCGACGCAGCTGCAGCGGTTCGGAGCGAGCATCGTGCCGACTGCCCCTCCGCTGTGGCTCGTGCTGGTACAAACGCTCGTCTCGTTCGGGGCGATCCTCCTGGGAGCGCGGTTCTTCGCGACCTTTGTCGAGGACTTTTCGCATGCGATGCAGTTCAACACGCTTCTCGTCGCGCTGGTCCTCGCGCCCCTCGCGACGGAGCTGCCGGAGGCGGCGAACAGCCTGATCTGGACGAAGGACGGAAAGGACGTCATCGCGCTCGGCAACGTCGCGGGCGCGATGGTCTTCCAATCGACGATCCCGGTCACGATCGGAGTGCTGCTCACGCCCTGGGAGCTGGGGCGGTTCGGCACCATCGCCGCGGTGTTCGCCCTCCTGTCGGGCTTGCTGATCTGGATCCAGTTGCGTTTGCGCGCGCGCGACAACTCGCTGCCGCCGTCCTCTCTCATGCTCGGCGGAAGCCTGTACGTGGTCTTCCTCGTCTACGTGGTCTGGAGCGTCATCGCGGGGCTGCCAGCCTGATCCCGCACACCTGACTAGAATCCCCGAATCGCGCTGTGAGCAGCTTCCAAGCGCCGCGCGACGATGAGAGGGAGGTCGGACGGACCAATGAAACGTGTGCTCGCGATCTATGTTGCCGTCGCGCTCGTCTTTGCCGCCTGTGGCGTTATTCCCGGCACCGGTAGCTCGCTCAAGATCGGGATCGTCACCGACATCGGCCAGCTCGAGGACAAGTCGTTCAACGAGTTCTCCTGGAAGGGCGTCCAGGACGGCGCCAGCGCGATCGGCGCGCCGAAGCCGGTGGCGATCGTGACCAAGGACATCGCCGACTACAAGCAGAATATCCAACAGCTCGTCGACCAGAAGTACGACATCATCGTGACAGTCGGATTCCTGATCAGCAGCGACACGCTTGCTGCCGCAAAAGCGAATCCGACGATCCAGTTCTTCGGCGTCGACCAGTTCATCGCCGACCCCGTGCCCGCCAACTATCAAGGTCTCTTGTTCAACGAGGCGCAGGCGGGCTACCTCGCCGGGATCGTCGCCGGCACCATCACGAAGAGCGGGAAGATCGGCGCGGTCGGCGGACGGTCGGACGTCCCGCCGGTCGTGAACTACATCAAGGGCTACGAGAACGGCGCGAAGTCGATCAAGGCCAACGTCCAGGTCAGCATCAACTACGTCGAGGACTTCAACGCTCCCGACAAAGGCGAGGCTTCGGCGAAGACGATGATCGGCCAGGGTGTTGACGTCCTCTTCCAGGTCGCTGGCCTCACCGGTGCGGGCGTTCTGCGCGCCGCCTGCAACGCGAAGGTCTACGGCATCGGCGTCGACGTTGACCAGTACCTGTCTCTTCCCGATTCGAAGGGCTGCATCATCACCAGCGCCGAGAAGCACCTGCAGAACGCGACGCGCGACGCGATCAAGCGCTTCAAAGACAAAGGCAAGCAAACGGGCAACTTCACCAACGACGCGACGAACGACGGTATCGGCGCGTCCGAGATCCGCAACCTAAGCCCGATCCCCGCGGGTCTGCAGGACAAGATCAAGCAGGCCACTGCGGATATGAAGTCGGGCAAGCTCAAGCCGATCCCGTGATCCAGATCCGGTAAATGGGAAGGAAGCGGGCCGACCACTCGGGTCGGCCCGCTTTGTTATGAGCGAAGAGACGCCGGTCCTCGAAATGCGCGACGTCAGTAAGCGCTTTCCGACCGGCACGCTCGCCACCGACGCGATCGATCTCGACCTCGGCCAGCGTGAGATCCACGCGCTCCTGGGCGAGAACGGGGCCGGGAAGTCAACGCTCATGAACATCCTCTATGGGCTGGTAGAGCCCGACTCGGGCGAGATCCGCATCGACGGCGCGGCAGTGACCATCCAGAGCCCGGCGGACGCCATCGCGCGTGGCATCGGCATGGTCCACCAGCACTTCATGCTCGTGCCGGTCCTCTCCGTCGCGGAGAACGTCGTTCTAGGTCAGGAGATCACCCGCGGCGGACAGGTCCTCGATCTGGGCGCGGCCGAGCGCCGGATCCAGGATCTCGCGGAACGGCTCGGGTTCACGATCGATCCGCATGCGCGCGTCGATCAGCTATCACTCGGCCAACAGCAGCGCGTCGAGATCCTGAAGGCGATCTACCGGGGAGCGCGGATCCTGGTGCTCGATGAGCCGACGGCGGTACTGACGCCGCAAGAGACGCGTGAGATCTTCGGCGTGCTGCGCCGGCTTCGCGAGGACGGCACGAGCATCATCTTCATCAGCCACAAGCTCGACGAGGTCCTCGAGATCGCCGACCGGATCACCGTGATCCGCCGCGGCAAGGTCGTCGGCAGCCGAAAGCCGGCGGAGACGAACGAGAGCGAGCTCGCGGAGCTCATGGTCGGACGGGCCGTGTCGCTCCGCGTCGATCGCGGCCAGTCGCACGCCGGCGAGGTCGTCCTGGAGATCGCGGGGCTCCGCGCCACGGACGACCGACGCCGCGAGGTATGCAGTGGCGTCGATCTCACCGTCCGCGCAGGCGAGATCGTCGGCATCGCGGGCGTCGGCGGCAACGGGCAGGACGAGCTCGTCGAGTGCATCGTCGGCATGCGAAAGCCCATCGCTGGGACGATCCGCATCGCGGGCCGCGATCTGACCCACCTCAGCGTTGACGCTCGACGGGATCTCGGCATCGCGTACGTGCCCGCCGACCGCCAGCGCTTCGGGCTGGTGCTTCCCTTCCGCCTTCCGGACAACTTCGTGCTCACGCGTTACGCCGAAGCTCCCTATGCAGCGGGATTCGGTGGCTTCGTGCGCCAGGAGCGGCCGATCCGCGACGAGGCCAGTCGCCTGGCCAAGGAGTTCGACGTCCGGACGTCCTCCCTCGATGTCACGGCTGCCACGCTGTCGGGAGGCAACCAGCAGAAGGTGGTCGTGGCGCGCGAGTTCCGACACGACCTGAAGGTGCTGGTCATCGACCAACCGACGCGCGGGCTGGACGTTGGCAGCGTCGAGTTCATTCACAAGCAGGTGATCGAGCGCCGCAACGCGGGCGTCGCGGTGCTTCTGGTCTCGGCCGAGCTCGACGAGGTGCTTGACCTCTCGGACCGCATCCTCGTGATGTTCCGCGGCCAGATCGTGGGGAGCTTCGCCGCGGCTGAGGTCCAGCGTGAAAAGGTCGGGCTCCTCATGGCGACCGGCCAGGCGCGCGCGTGAAAGTCTGGCGCACGCAGCTCGCCCCGACCTGGTCGAAGGCATCGGTCCCCGTTTATTCGATCGTCCTCGCGTTCGCAGTGGCCGCCGTCGTCGTCATCGTGTCGAGCGCTTTCACCGAGACCGGCTTCGACCCGCTGCTCCCGTTCGCCGCGTACGCCCGTTTGCTCGCCGGATCGTTCGGAAGCGGCAACGCCATCGCGAACACGCTGGTGTCCGCCGCCCCGCTGATGTTCGGCGGTCTCGCGGTCGGCCTCGGATTGAAGGCCGGCCTCTTCAACATCGGGGTCGCCGGACAGTTCCTCGTCGGGGCGTTCGCCGCGGCGGTTGCGGGCGCGTCGCTCGCCACCGCGCCGACGATCGTCGGCATGCCGCTCGCCATGCTCGCCGGCGCGTTCGCCGGCGCGGCGTACGGCTTCGTACCCGGTTACCTCAAAGCGCGTACCGGCGCGCACGAGGTCGTGACGACCATCATGCTCAACAACGCAGCCGCGCTGCTGCTCACGTGGGCGGTCAACGACCTCGTACGCGCGCCGGGCTTCTCGTTCCCGCGGACCGCCGACATCGGGCAGAGCGCCCTCCCGATCCTCGCCGGTCGCAACCTGCACCTCGGCATCGTCTTCGCGGTGGCCGCCATCTTCGTGATCCGCTGGATCCTCGACCGCACCGTCCTCGGCTTCGAGATCCGCACCGTCGGCACGAACCCCAACGCCGCGCGATACGCGGGCATGCGGCCGATCTTCATCACCGCGCTCACGATGACGATCTCCGGTCTCCTCGCGGGTCTCGCCGGTGCGATCCAGATGCTCGGCGTCATCGGCTTTTACGCGCCGGGCATCACCGCATCGGTCGGCTTCGACTCGATCGCGGTCGCGTTGCTGGGCCGATCCGATCCGATCGGCATCCTGTTCGCGGCGCTCCTCTTCGGCGCATTCCGCGCCGGCGCGCCGCTCATGCAGATCGAGACCAGCGTGCCGATCGAGGTGATCGACATCATCCAGGCGCTGGTCATCCTGTTCCTCGCTGCGGACGTCATCGTGCGGAAGGTCTTCCGCGTGCGCGCGCCGAAGGTCGAGATCACGGAAATGGCGACGGTGACGGGGTCCTGGGGCACGGGCACGCCACCGCCTGGATCGGCACGCTGATGGATCTGCTCGCCGTACCGCGGCTCATCTGGGAGTTCCTGGTCTACCTCTTCACGGTGATGCCGGACCTGCTGCCGATCATCCTCTCGCTTGCGACACCGCTCGCCCTGGGCGCGCTCTGCGGCGTGCTCGGCGAACGGTCCGGCGTCGTGAACATCGGCATCGAGGGCATCATGCTCATGGCCGCGTTCTTCGGCTACCTCACCGGTTTCGCACTGCATGAGCCGCTCGGGACCGGTGTCGCGCTCGCGCTCGGCATCGTGGTCGCCGTCGCCACCGGAGCACTCCTTGGGCTTCTGTACGCGTGGCTCACGGTGACCGTGCGCGCGGATCAGATCATCGCCGGCACGATGATGAACATCGCCGCCTTCGGTATGACGGGCTATCTCAACCGCCTCGTCATCACGCCGTCCGGCCGCGGAGGCGCCGGCGTGATCACGCCGTTCCATTTGCCGGACCAGCTCGCCGCCATACCATTCCTCGGCCCGATCCTCGCGATGTTCCTCGACCAGGGGCCGATCGCTATGAGCGTCATCGTGCTCGTCCTTGTTTCGCAGTTCGCCCTGTTCCGCACGCGGTGGGGACTCCGCACCCGCGCCGTCGGCGAGCATCCAAAGGCCGCGGACACCGTCGGCATCAACGTCTTCCGCCAGCGCTACATGAACGTGATCATCGGCTGTGCCATCGCCGGTCTCGCGGGCGCGTACCTCACCCTCGAGTCGACCGGCTCGTTCCAGAACGGCATGACCAACGGGCGCGGCTTCATCGCGCTTGCCGCGGTGATATTCGGACGCTGGACTCCGGTGGGTGCGTTCCTCGGGGCGCTCCTGTTCGGCACCGCCACGGCCTTCGGCATCATCGTCAACGTCCGGCCGGCCGAGGGGGATCTCGGCGCGCTCATGAAGTCGATCCCGACGTTCTGGTACGCGGCCCTTCCCTACCTCATCACGGTCGTGATCCTGGCCGGCGTGGTCGGCCGGTCGACCCCGCCGGCTGCCGATGGCATCCCGTACGCGAAAGAGGGCAAGGGCTAGGCCGGGCGGACCCTTTGACGGCTCCTCCTAACCGTCGTAGCCTCTTGTCCGTTCTGGTCAGACCACCTGACCAGCCATTGGGGAGGTCCGAACTGGCCGTCATCGAGCCCATACGGCGCAGCAGGCTCTACCAGAGCATCGTCGAGCAGATCGAGTCGCTCCTGGAGAAGGGCGAGCTTCGGCCGGGCGATCAGCTCCCGCCCGAGCGCGCGCTCGCCGAGCAGTTCCAGGTGTCGCGCGCCTCCGTCCGCGAGGCGCTCCGAACCCTCGAGCTCCTCGGCGTCATCGAGACCCACGCCGGCGGCGGCACGTTCGTCCGTCAGGTGGCACCGGACGATCTCGTGCGCCCGCTGCACAGCCTCATCGCCCGTGGTCACAGCGTCCCCGATGTGATCGAGTTCCGCGGCCTCATCGAGCCGGCACTCGCCGCGCTCGCTGCGACGCGCATCAGCGACGCGCAGCTGGCCGAGCTCCGCGAGATCCTCGCGGCTCAGGAGCGGAAGGTCGCCGCGGGCGAGACGTACGTGGAAGAGGACACGCGCTTCCACGAGGTCATCGGCGACGCCGCGAAGAACGAGCTCCTCACGACGATGCTCGCGGTCATCTGGGACGTCCTCCGCGCATCGCGCGAGCAGTGGCTGCAGACGAACCAGCGCGCGCACACATCTCTCGACGCGCACCGCCGAATCCTTGACGCACTCTCCCGCCACGACGTCGAGGGCGCGCGGACCGCATCGGCTGAGCACATCCGCGCCGTCGGCGAAGGCATCCTGAAGCTCCTTGGAGGTAAATGATGGCTGAGGAACGCAGCGTTTCCATCGAGGTCGTGTACCGGGGCATCTTCCAGAAGACGCTGGCGCAGCGCATCTGCCGTTCGGTCGTGCTCGCCGCACGCAAGCGAGGACACACCGGCACGGCATTCGCGCGCTACGGGGACTCGCCGGAACGCAACGGGGTGCCGGCGAAGCAGTTCGCTGTCGTTGCCGCCGACGAGCTCGAGCTCGAGGCCTCGATGGCGAAGTACGAGCCGAGCGTCGTGGACGTGAGCATCGCCGTCGATGACACGCTCGTGAAAGGCGTTGAGTCGTGGGCCTGGTACGGGCGCCAGCCGATCTGGAAGCCCGTACGCGCGAACGGCTGGCTCCTAGTCACGAGCGACAAGAAACCCGACGAAGTGCTGGCGCAGACCGACAAGGCGGAGCGACCGTACACGCTTGGGATCGTCCCGGGGGGCGCATCGTTCGCCGGACTCTGGGTCTACAAGGACGACCACACCGACTTCCGCGTGCTCGGAGCGCTCGCCAAGATCCTCCCGCAGTGGATCGCCCTCGACGACGCGAAGGCCGCCTCTCTCGAGCTCGCGAAAGGTGACCAGTCCGCCGTCGCATCGGTCCAATACGGCTACGACGCGACGACGATGCGCCGGGTCAAGGACGGCGAGGGAACGAGCGGCCACGAGGTACTGCAGTTCAAGAAGCCCGGCTGGACCAAGATGCGACCGGGGGTCATCGTCGAGGCCCGCAAGCCCGGCGAACGCAACCCGTATTACAAGAAGTACGGGGCCCGCACGATGCGGCCGGTCGTGAACTTCGACACGTGCATCAAGTGCACGATGTGCTGGCTCGACTGCCCGGACGAATGCTTCGAGGTCACGCCCGAGGGCCATTACGAGGTCGTGTACGAGGCTTGCATCGGCTGCGGCATCTGCGCGCAGGTCTGCCCGGTGAAGGACTGCATCGTCATGGTCGACGAGCTCAAATTCACTGACAACAAGGACAAGTGGCAGCTCTGGAAGACGGATCACTCCAAATACAACTCGTGGTTCGAGGACATGAGCGGCGTGTCGGCCGACCCGAAGAAGGGCGCGTCCGGCAGCGTCCCACCGAACGCGAACCCCGCCGCCAACGCGGCGACGAATCCAGGTGCGGACCCTGCGGCGAATCCCACGACTTCGGCGGGAGGTGACGAGTAATGGCAGTCGAGGTCAAGACCAAAGAAACGAATGAGATCGAGACCGAGCAGCTCGCGACGGGCTGCGAGGCCATCGCCGAGGCCATCCGGCTGGCTGACGTCGACGTTATGGCCGCATACCCGATCCGCCCGTACGACGGCGTGATGCAGGCGGCAGCGAAGCTCATCGCCAACGGCAAGATGGACGTCGAGTACATCGTCGCCGACGGAGAGCACAGCCAGTTCGAGATCGTGAAGCACGCCTGCGCGGTTGGTGCGCGAGTGTTCGTCGGCTCGTCGGGCGTCGGCTGGTTCTACGCTTTTGAGGCGATCGCGGTCACCGCGGGCCTGCGCCTACCGGTCGTGGCGATCTGCGGCAACCGCGCCCTCGATGACCCCGGCGCGTTCGGCACCGAACACAACGACTCGCTCGCGGTGCGCGACCTCGGCTGGCTTCTGCCGTGGGCCGAGACGGCGCAGGAAGCACTCGACCTCGCGCTCATGGCCTGGCGCGTCGCCGAGGACAAGCGCGTGTCGCTCCCGGTCGCGATCGGGCTCGACGGCGCCTTCCTCACCCACTCGCAGCACATCGTGAAGATCCCGACACAAGCTGCGGTCGACAGGTTCCTGCCCAAGTTCGACCTCGGCGACCGCCTGCTGCACCCGGACAACCCGATCACCATCGCGCCGCAGGTCGACCAGGACTGGCTCATGGAGATCCGGCGCCAGAACGACGCGGCGATGCGCAATGCGCTCGGCGTGATCCGCGAGGCGCACGCGGACTTCAAGAGGATCTTCGGCCGCGGCGGCGAGAGCCCGTTCCTCGACGAGTACATGACCGACGACGCCGAAGTCGTCGTCATCGGCCAGGGGACGCTCTCGCTCCCGATGAAGGTCGCGATCCGCCGTCTGCGGAAGGAGCGCG
Above is a genomic segment from Candidatus Limnocylindria bacterium containing:
- a CDS encoding FadR/GntR family transcriptional regulator, with product MGRSELAVIEPIRRSRLYQSIVEQIESLLEKGELRPGDQLPPERALAEQFQVSRASVREALRTLELLGVIETHAGGGTFVRQVAPDDLVRPLHSLIARGHSVPDVIEFRGLIEPALAALAATRISDAQLAELREILAAQERKVAAGETYVEEDTRFHEVIGDAAKNELLTTMLAVIWDVLRASREQWLQTNQRAHTSLDAHRRILDALSRHDVEGARTASAEHIRAVGEGILKLLGGK
- a CDS encoding 4Fe-4S dicluster-binding protein, which translates into the protein MAEERSVSIEVVYRGIFQKTLAQRICRSVVLAARKRGHTGTAFARYGDSPERNGVPAKQFAVVAADELELEASMAKYEPSVVDVSIAVDDTLVKGVESWAWYGRQPIWKPVRANGWLLVTSDKKPDEVLAQTDKAERPYTLGIVPGGASFAGLWVYKDDHTDFRVLGALAKILPQWIALDDAKAASLELAKGDQSAVASVQYGYDATTMRRVKDGEGTSGHEVLQFKKPGWTKMRPGVIVEARKPGERNPYYKKYGARTMRPVVNFDTCIKCTMCWLDCPDECFEVTPEGHYEVVYEACIGCGICAQVCPVKDCIVMVDELKFTDNKDKWQLWKTDHSKYNSWFEDMSGVSADPKKGASGSVPPNANPAANAATNPGADPAANPTTSAGGDE
- a CDS encoding pyruvate ferredoxin oxidoreductase, which produces MAVEVKTKETNEIETEQLATGCEAIAEAIRLADVDVMAAYPIRPYDGVMQAAAKLIANGKMDVEYIVADGEHSQFEIVKHACAVGARVFVGSSGVGWFYAFEAIAVTAGLRLPVVAICGNRALDDPGAFGTEHNDSLAVRDLGWLLPWAETAQEALDLALMAWRVAEDKRVSLPVAIGLDGAFLTHSQHIVKIPTQAAVDRFLPKFDLGDRLLHPDNPITIAPQVDQDWLMEIRRQNDAAMRNALGVIREAHADFKRIFGRGGESPFLDEYMTDDAEVVVIGQGTLSLPMKVAIRRLRKERGLKIGLVRLKWFRPFPTEEVVKSLRRFKAVGVIDRDYSFGSPYYGGVLYNEIRSALYSQEKRPVIVGFIAGLGGREIEQPMATEIFEKTMAAGKGDLAAGDTCHWIGVRE